CGTTCTCGGCGTTCTCGGAGCTGAGGTGGAGGTCGCCCTCGACGGAGTCGACCTCGGCCCGGTCCTCGAAGGCGATGCCGTAGCCGGCGACGCGGGCGTCCTCGCGGTCGCCGTGCTCCTCCACGATGGCGAACAGGCGCGGTGCTTCGTGTTCAGCCAGTTCGTATGCCAGTCGGGTGAATTCCTGCTCGGTCAAGTGATTCTCCCTTTTCAAGGGGCCGGTGGTCATGGCGACTACCTCCCACGCCCCACCGGTCCAGCCGGTGGCCATCACAGTCCGTCGCCGATACGGTGACTGCCCGCAAGGCTGCCGACCTCCGGCGTGGAATGCAAAAAACGCAAAGAGGTGCCTTGCATTTGCCGTGCAGCATTGAGGAGGGACGCGACATCGTGGCCGGGAAGAAGAGCATGCCGACCATCCGGTTGCGCAGGTTGGCCGGTCAGCTCAGAAGGCTCCGGGACGGGGCCGACCTGCGCCGGGAGGACGTGGAGGAGCGCACCGGGCTCAACGCCACCACCCTCTACCGCATTGAAACGGCCCGGTCACGGCCGCAGTACCGGACGCTGGACACGCTCCTCAAGCTCTACGAAGTTCCGACGGAGGAGCAATTCCGGCTCAAGGCGCTCTACAAGCAATCCGCCGGGGAAGGGTGGATGCGGCCGTGGCACGAGCAATTGCCTGAGGGGTACACCGCCTACATCAGCTTCGAGCGCGAGGCGCACGGTCTCCGCCACTACTCGGGGATGTTCATCCCGGGCCTGCTCCAGACCGAGGACTACGCCCGCGCGGTGATCGGCGGGGTCCTGCACGACGCGACCGACGACCAGGTCGAGCAGTTCGTGCGCACCCGCGTGGAGCGGCAGGCGGTCCTGACGAAGGAGGAACCGCTCAAGCTCTGGGCGATCATCGACGAGGCGTCGCTGCGCCGCGAGGTCGGTGGGCCGGCGGTCATGCGGGCGCAGCTCCGACACCTGCTCGCAGCGGCCAGGAGGCCGAACGTGACGATCCAGGTGATCCCGTTCAGCTCAGGCGCTCATCCTGGAATGCCGGGCCAGTTGGTGGTGATGGACTTCGCCGACCCGTTGGACACCGACCTGATCTACATCGACAGCCAGGCGGGTGAGATATTTTTGGAGTCGGACGCCGACATCAAGCGCTTCCGGGATGGCTTCGATCACCTGGTGGCGGTGGCCAAGAGCCCTGACGACTCGGTTGCGTTGATCACCGGGATTGCCACTGGCTAGGAATGAAGGAGGATCGGCCGACCATGCGGCTTGTGGATCTGTCGGATGCGGCTTGGCGCAAGAGCAGCTTCAGCGGGAGCGGTGAGTCCTGCGTGGAGGTGGCGCCGGTTGGTGAGGGGGTCGCGATGCGCGATTCCAAGAACCCGGGTGGACCGACGTTGTCCTTCACGATCAGCCGGTGGCGGGAGTTCCTGGCCGGGCTGGAGGCGTGACGAGGGCGAAGCCCGCCCCCGAGCCGGCAGGCGGGCTTCGTCGTTGATCAGCCGCCGTTGCCGGGGCGGTAAGGCTGGGCGCGGTACGTGCGCGGCGTGTTCGCGGTGATGCGCAGGACCGAGTCGTACAGCGTGCGCCCCAGCGCGGCGCGGGCGCGGAGGGCCGGGTGGGTGGCTCCGTAGTCGTCCGCGTTGACGGTCTGGTTGCCGTTGTACCGGCCGGACGCGAACAGCGCGTAGGTGATCATCGGCTTGCCGTTCGCGTCGAACACGATCCCGGCCTCGTTGCGGCCGTCGGCCTCCCACCCGGCCTTCGTGGCCACGTTCAGCCGCTCCGCCGACGTCAGGTTGAGCCGGACCCCGTCGGTGAACGACGTCAGCGACCGCAGCACCGTGAACAGGTGCTGGGTCGACGCCGCCGACAGCAGCTCACCGGCCGCCAGCTTGCGCAGCATCGTGAACGTCTCGCGCGCCGTGGTGGTGCCCAGGTAGAACCGGTTCGGGTTGGCCACCGGCACGACCTGAGTGTGCGTGAAGCCCTTGGCGCGCAGGATCTCGTTCAGCTCCAGCGCGGGCACGACCAGGCCGCACAGCCGCACCGCCGTGTTGTCCGACACCGTGAGCAGGTTCGCCAGGGCGTGCCCCACGGTCACCGAACTCGGGTAGCCGCCGTCCAGGTGGAAGATGCCGTCGGTGTCCCGGATGACGATGTCCGACGTGACCTCGACCCGCTGGTCCAGCGCGATCAGCCCGCGGTCGACCTTGTCCAGCACGGCCAGCGCCACCGCGACCTTGTTGACGCTGTACGCCTCGACCACGCGGTCGGCCTCGACGTCGACGGCCGGCTTCACCACGCCGTCCGGGTCGGCCACGCCGATGTAGGACGACCACGTGCCGCCCGCCCGCGCCACCTCCCACGCGTACTTCACCGCGATCTTGCGCCGGGCCAGGTCGGCCGTCGTGGGGATCAGCGCGTCCCACTCCGCCTCGGTCGTCTGCGCCCGGGCGGTCCCGGCGGTGGCGCCGAGCACGGCGCTCGCCGCGGCCGCCGAGCCGATCCCCAGCGCGAACCTGCGGTTGATGTTCATGTGCCCCCAATCAGTGGATACGCCTCTACGACGCCACAACGCGCTCGGACGTTGCTCCGATCCGGTGATCTCGATCCAACCAGCGGTAACGTGCTGCCATGCGACAAGGGGTGTTCCTGGTGACGGGGGCCAGTCGGGGCATCGGCGCGGCCACCGCGCGGTTGGCCGCCGAGGCCGGGTACCGGGTGGTCCTGGCCGCCCGCGACGCCGCGTCGGTGGCCGACCTCGCCGCCGAGCTGGGCGGTCCGGACCGGGCGTGGGCGGCTTCCTGCGACGTGCGGGTCTACGAGCAGGTCGCGGCCCTGGTGGGCCGGGTCGAGGAGGGGTGGGGGAGCCTCGACGTGGTGTTCGCCAACGCGGGCGCGAGCGTGACGACCTCGTTCACCTCGACCGACGGCGCGCCGCCCGCCGACTGGAGCGACATGGTGCTGACCAACGTGTGCGGACCCGCGTTCACGGCGCGGGCGGCGATGCCCGCTTTGATGCGCCACGCCGGGCACCTGGTGCTGACCGGGTCGGCGGCCGGGCGCGGGGTGCGGCCGGGGAACCTCTACTCGGCCACCAAGTGGGCGGTGACGGGGTTGGCGCAGGCGATCCGGGCGGAGTGCGTCGGCACGGGCGTCCGGGTCACGCTGGTGCAGCCGGGCCTGACCGACACCGGCGGCATCCCGCCGTCACGGATGGGTGACCCGAAGCTCGCGCCGGAGGACGTGGCCCGCGCCGTGCTGTACGCGGTGGGCCAGCCGCCGACGGTGGACGTCAACGAGATCCTGGTCCGGCCGGTCGGTCAGGACGCCTACCGGTGAGCCCCGCCCCGACCTCGCGCAACGCGGCCGGCACCTCCGGCGTCGCGTCGAGCGCGCAGGGCGCGCCGAGCAGCAGCAGCAGCAGCTCGGCGGCCACGGGCTCGATCGCGTCCGCGCCCAGCCGCACCCGGCAGGTCCGGTCGTCCACCGGTTCCATCCCTCCCGGCAGGGCCACCACCAGCCGGGACCGGACGACGGCGGCTGCGCGACGACCC
This genomic window from Saccharothrix sp. HUAS TT1 contains:
- a CDS encoding DUF397 domain-containing protein → MRLVDLSDAAWRKSSFSGSGESCVEVAPVGEGVAMRDSKNPGGPTLSFTISRWREFLAGLEA
- a CDS encoding helix-turn-helix domain-containing protein, which encodes MAGKKSMPTIRLRRLAGQLRRLRDGADLRREDVEERTGLNATTLYRIETARSRPQYRTLDTLLKLYEVPTEEQFRLKALYKQSAGEGWMRPWHEQLPEGYTAYISFEREAHGLRHYSGMFIPGLLQTEDYARAVIGGVLHDATDDQVEQFVRTRVERQAVLTKEEPLKLWAIIDEASLRREVGGPAVMRAQLRHLLAAARRPNVTIQVIPFSSGAHPGMPGQLVVMDFADPLDTDLIYIDSQAGEIFLESDADIKRFRDGFDHLVAVAKSPDDSVALITGIATG
- a CDS encoding SDR family oxidoreductase; the encoded protein is MRQGVFLVTGASRGIGAATARLAAEAGYRVVLAARDAASVADLAAELGGPDRAWAASCDVRVYEQVAALVGRVEEGWGSLDVVFANAGASVTTSFTSTDGAPPADWSDMVLTNVCGPAFTARAAMPALMRHAGHLVLTGSAAGRGVRPGNLYSATKWAVTGLAQAIRAECVGTGVRVTLVQPGLTDTGGIPPSRMGDPKLAPEDVARAVLYAVGQPPTVDVNEILVRPVGQDAYR
- a CDS encoding serine hydrolase, with translation MNINRRFALGIGSAAAASAVLGATAGTARAQTTEAEWDALIPTTADLARRKIAVKYAWEVARAGGTWSSYIGVADPDGVVKPAVDVEADRVVEAYSVNKVAVALAVLDKVDRGLIALDQRVEVTSDIVIRDTDGIFHLDGGYPSSVTVGHALANLLTVSDNTAVRLCGLVVPALELNEILRAKGFTHTQVVPVANPNRFYLGTTTARETFTMLRKLAAGELLSAASTQHLFTVLRSLTSFTDGVRLNLTSAERLNVATKAGWEADGRNEAGIVFDANGKPMITYALFASGRYNGNQTVNADDYGATHPALRARAALGRTLYDSVLRITANTPRTYRAQPYRPGNGG